A section of the Agrococcus sp. SGAir0287 genome encodes:
- the rsfS gene encoding ribosome silencing factor codes for MTATQRTIELVQAAAKAADGVLGTDIVGLDVSERLPLTDAFLLATGSSERQVSAIARAIEDDLLELGAKPLRREGRADGRWVLIDLGDLVVHVFHEDERQYYQLERLWRDCPTIALDLPAAD; via the coding sequence GTGACCGCAACCCAACGGACCATCGAGCTCGTGCAGGCCGCCGCGAAGGCGGCGGACGGCGTCCTCGGCACCGACATCGTCGGCCTCGACGTGTCGGAGCGGCTCCCGCTCACCGACGCGTTCCTGCTCGCGACCGGCTCGTCCGAGCGGCAGGTCTCGGCGATCGCACGCGCGATCGAGGACGACCTGCTCGAGCTCGGCGCGAAGCCGCTGCGTCGCGAGGGCCGCGCCGACGGCCGCTGGGTGCTCATCGACCTCGGCGACCTCGTCGTGCACGTCTTCCACGAGGACGAGCGGCAGTACTACCAGCTCGAGCGGCTGTGGCGGGACTGCCCGACCATCGCGCTCGACCTGCCCGCCGCGGACTGA